In Leucobacter insecticola, one DNA window encodes the following:
- a CDS encoding CG0192-related protein — protein MSLIYASTTLRPSKLELLAEWLPTQAWFSGDAAQLVSLGAYRFDDPEGEVGLEGHLLRAGGDAVYHVPLTYRGALLEDSEPFLVGTMEHGVLGTRWVSDAVGDPVYRSVLAAAIAQGGHEAELVTVDASGETGTRDSAVQVRGSGVPGAPVPELWAAEVENLGGVTRITAPLATLDVWRVLDPALPDAAVPGARVLRATWPDQLDPVMLAMLTV, from the coding sequence ATGTCTCTGATCTACGCCTCCACCACGTTGCGCCCCTCGAAGCTTGAGCTGCTCGCGGAGTGGTTGCCGACGCAGGCGTGGTTCTCTGGCGATGCTGCTCAGCTGGTGTCGCTTGGCGCGTATCGTTTCGACGATCCCGAGGGCGAGGTTGGGCTTGAGGGGCATCTGCTGCGCGCAGGGGGCGATGCGGTCTACCACGTCCCGCTCACGTATCGCGGGGCGCTGCTTGAAGATAGTGAGCCGTTTCTCGTCGGCACGATGGAGCACGGCGTGCTCGGCACCCGCTGGGTGAGTGACGCGGTGGGGGATCCGGTGTATCGCTCGGTGCTCGCGGCCGCGATCGCGCAGGGCGGGCACGAAGCTGAGCTCGTCACGGTGGATGCTTCGGGGGAGACCGGCACTCGGGATTCCGCGGTGCAGGTTCGCGGATCAGGGGTGCCGGGAGCGCCCGTGCCCGAGTTGTGGGCCGCGGAGGTGGAAAACCTCGGGGGAGTGACCCGGATCACGGCCCCGCTCGCGACGCTTGACGTGTGGCGGGTGCTTGATCCTGCCTTGCCCGATGCTGCGGTCCCCGGGGCTCGCGTGTTGCGGGCGACCTGGCCGGATCAGCTCGACCCGGTGATGCTGGCGATGCTGACGGTGTGA
- a CDS encoding multidrug effflux MFS transporter: MTLQRRLTPGLLAVLSFLASIGPFATDMYLAAFTDIARELGAPASSVQLTLTAFLVGMGVGQLILGPLSDQVGRRPVLVISLSVFALASVLMVFSPNIGVFIALRAVQGIAGAAGVVVSRAIAVDLTEGAAAIRAISLIAMFVGLGPLLAPPIGGAILQIGDWHAVLAALAGMAVLMCVLAAVFVPESLPPAARRDAGLRAAVGNFGLLLRNSEFVLLICVFGLGFGSMMAYISASPFVGQVILGMSPLIYSLAFAAGALAMILSNSINARLAGKVPPERMLLLGTCLGFVAGIALTVFAATDTLTIPAFIACAFTLTGGTGLVMSNASALALSFAGRARGAGSALLGAAQFSVGGLASPLVGAWGEHTAMPMAVFVVTATGLATLGAIRYALR; this comes from the coding sequence ATGACTCTGCAGCGCCGCCTCACCCCGGGCCTCCTCGCGGTGCTCTCCTTCCTCGCATCGATCGGTCCATTCGCGACCGACATGTATCTCGCGGCGTTTACCGACATCGCCCGTGAACTCGGCGCCCCTGCATCCTCGGTCCAGCTCACGCTCACCGCGTTTTTGGTGGGGATGGGTGTCGGGCAGCTGATCCTCGGCCCACTTTCGGATCAAGTGGGCCGCCGCCCAGTGCTCGTGATCTCACTCAGCGTCTTCGCTCTCGCGAGCGTTCTCATGGTGTTCAGCCCCAACATTGGGGTCTTCATTGCGTTGCGCGCGGTACAGGGGATCGCGGGTGCGGCCGGGGTGGTCGTGTCGCGGGCGATCGCGGTGGATCTCACCGAGGGTGCGGCCGCGATCCGCGCCATCAGTCTCATCGCCATGTTCGTGGGCCTCGGGCCACTCCTCGCTCCCCCGATCGGCGGCGCGATCTTGCAGATTGGTGATTGGCACGCGGTGCTCGCAGCCCTCGCGGGCATGGCCGTGCTGATGTGTGTGCTCGCGGCGGTCTTTGTACCGGAATCGCTCCCGCCCGCGGCCCGCCGAGATGCGGGGCTGCGCGCTGCGGTCGGCAATTTCGGCCTGCTGTTACGGAACAGTGAGTTCGTGCTACTCATCTGCGTTTTCGGCCTGGGGTTTGGCAGCATGATGGCCTACATTTCGGCGTCCCCGTTCGTGGGTCAGGTGATCCTGGGCATGTCGCCCCTTATCTACTCGCTCGCCTTCGCTGCGGGTGCGCTCGCGATGATCCTGTCGAACTCGATCAACGCGAGGCTCGCCGGAAAGGTACCGCCTGAGCGCATGCTGCTGCTCGGCACCTGCCTCGGGTTCGTGGCGGGGATCGCGCTCACGGTGTTCGCCGCAACCGACACGCTCACGATCCCGGCGTTCATCGCGTGCGCATTCACGCTCACCGGGGGCACCGGCCTCGTGATGTCGAACGCGAGTGCGCTTGCGCTGTCATTTGCAGGGCGCGCTCGCGGCGCAGGATCGGCGCTTCTCGGTGCCGCGCAATTCAGTGTCGGCGGCCTCGCGTCTCCCCTCGTTGGCGCGTGGGGAGAGCACACCGCGATGCCGATGGCAGTATTCGTTGTCACCGCCACGGGCCTCGCGACACTCGGCGCGATCCGCTACGCGCTGAGGTAG
- a CDS encoding MerR family transcriptional regulator, protein MSLRTVRHYHDVGVLPEPVRLTNGYKQYSVSDLVVLLRIRRLSKLGFPLAQISDLLEEGEEREAELVAKLDQELQAEIRRLQLMRDELANSLKQGAPPDVEPGAFLAAARFEKPNQLRLGVLLSIALSAVEQESLVKFVDDHPDGYATLNEQFASLTPTSSEEDINRVADLILEAVLNLTMNEKQDSTLQPSIKGIHPNFAVDLLAETFMEGLNSSQQRALSIVLS, encoded by the coding sequence GTGTCGCTTCGGACGGTCCGTCATTATCACGATGTCGGGGTACTCCCAGAGCCGGTGCGTTTGACCAATGGGTACAAGCAATACTCGGTCTCTGATCTGGTGGTGCTCCTACGCATTCGACGATTGTCTAAACTTGGATTTCCTCTGGCTCAGATATCGGACTTACTCGAAGAAGGTGAAGAGCGGGAAGCGGAGCTTGTTGCCAAGCTTGATCAAGAGTTGCAAGCGGAGATCCGAAGGCTTCAGCTAATGCGCGATGAGCTGGCCAACTCGTTGAAACAAGGAGCGCCGCCAGATGTTGAACCCGGCGCATTCTTGGCCGCAGCGAGATTTGAAAAGCCTAACCAGCTCCGACTAGGAGTTCTGCTAAGTATTGCACTTTCCGCTGTCGAGCAAGAGAGTCTCGTCAAGTTCGTTGATGATCATCCTGACGGATACGCGACCTTGAACGAGCAATTCGCGTCTTTGACTCCCACATCGAGCGAAGAAGACATCAATCGTGTTGCTGACCTTATTCTGGAAGCCGTGCTAAATCTCACGATGAATGAGAAGCAAGACTCCACCCTTCAGCCCTCTATTAAAGGTATTCACCCCAACTTCGCCGTGGATCTTCTAGCGGAGACGTTCATGGAGGGCCTTAATTCCTCCCAGCAACGGGCGTTGTCGATTGTGTTGTCCTGA
- a CDS encoding class I SAM-dependent methyltransferase: protein MVDSITQNAARIAHIFDKLLPPDTFPPEAAEWILKVMGPDRKRILELGVGSGRILSRIAEHLERDSDSEYEFFGVDISPEMIASAASKRSLQQARFAVADIRSVQLNDEFSTILCLGNTLGMSLDESALPEICDTAFTHLRDRGLFIVDFQNPTVLNLLFQESPVVSNFQQEADQPSGHLQFFSQPNEQLFRVNQHWVDDQKVVSFVEELKLYPYQEVQRAAEEVGFVLNDLFGDYLGSPFEEESSFMCVMVFEKQVRPSDRINSTGGHDHAT from the coding sequence ATGGTTGACAGCATCACACAGAACGCCGCTCGTATCGCTCACATTTTTGACAAGTTACTTCCGCCGGATACTTTCCCCCCAGAAGCCGCGGAATGGATACTCAAGGTCATGGGTCCGGACAGGAAACGAATCCTAGAGCTTGGCGTAGGGTCCGGTCGTATACTCTCAAGAATCGCAGAGCATTTGGAGCGAGATAGCGATTCGGAGTACGAGTTCTTTGGTGTGGATATTTCTCCAGAGATGATTGCGTCGGCGGCATCAAAGCGAAGCTTGCAGCAGGCACGCTTCGCGGTTGCCGACATACGCTCCGTCCAGCTTAATGACGAATTCTCGACCATTTTATGCCTCGGAAACACACTTGGGATGTCCCTCGATGAATCCGCCTTGCCTGAGATCTGCGACACCGCTTTTACTCATTTGCGCGATAGAGGTCTTTTTATCGTCGATTTTCAAAACCCAACCGTACTCAACCTCTTATTCCAAGAATCACCGGTTGTTTCGAACTTTCAGCAAGAAGCAGACCAACCGTCAGGCCATCTTCAGTTCTTTAGTCAGCCAAACGAGCAGTTATTTCGGGTCAATCAACATTGGGTAGACGACCAAAAGGTGGTTTCATTCGTTGAGGAACTAAAACTGTACCCCTATCAAGAGGTCCAGCGCGCTGCAGAGGAAGTTGGTTTCGTGCTTAATGATTTGTTTGGCGACTATTTAGGGTCTCCCTTCGAAGAAGAGTCTTCCTTCATGTGTGTGATGGTTTTCGAGAAACAGGTGAGGCCGTCCGACAGGATTAACTCAACCGGAGGGCACGATCATGCAACTTAG
- a CDS encoding class I SAM-dependent methyltransferase — protein sequence METPMHSPFREIVAYLPGVVRSNLYEGYFARFYGSYTNFIDDDLKWYEAQVDSGRGLRVLDLFCGTGRIATYFANLGHHCTAIERSPDMLSFDVSPHDNVEMRLGDVFELEGSQSYDVAIAGQMSIAMFLDHSQRVELLRHIGRQLQVGGKLLFDMPLASVQNSSEVLALPLPENARGYVLSGVFRDLVSQLQTTYFLAELDAPDQPTARILASHQLVLLSVEELRDEVSLSGFEIEKLEVSNPTPLQEALTAPLARVSAVRRFPKPESN from the coding sequence ATGGAAACTCCGATGCATTCGCCTTTCCGTGAAATCGTGGCCTATCTTCCGGGAGTGGTACGTTCAAACTTATATGAGGGCTATTTCGCTCGCTTCTATGGAAGTTACACGAATTTCATCGATGATGATCTCAAATGGTACGAAGCTCAAGTTGACTCAGGTCGAGGCCTGAGGGTACTGGATCTATTCTGCGGCACAGGTAGAATCGCGACGTATTTCGCGAATCTCGGACACCATTGCACAGCTATTGAAAGATCTCCGGACATGCTGTCTTTCGATGTCTCACCACATGACAACGTAGAGATGAGACTTGGTGACGTGTTCGAGCTTGAGGGTTCCCAAAGCTACGACGTTGCCATCGCTGGACAGATGTCAATTGCGATGTTCCTTGATCACTCGCAGAGAGTTGAGCTGCTACGACATATTGGACGACAACTCCAAGTTGGAGGAAAGCTTCTTTTTGATATGCCCCTAGCTTCTGTCCAGAATTCCTCTGAGGTACTCGCGCTCCCGTTGCCTGAGAATGCGAGAGGATATGTACTGTCTGGCGTTTTTCGCGATCTCGTGAGCCAACTTCAGACAACCTACTTCCTAGCGGAACTAGACGCGCCTGATCAACCGACTGCTCGAATTCTCGCGAGCCATCAGCTGGTTCTACTTTCCGTCGAAGAACTACGAGATGAGGTGTCATTGTCCGGATTCGAGATCGAGAAACTGGAAGTGTCGAATCCAACCCCTTTGCAGGAAGCTCTGACCGCCCCGCTGGCACGTGTGAGCGCTGTAAGGCGTTTCCCTAAACCCGAATCAAATTGA
- a CDS encoding flavoprotein yields the protein MIGENLDPGGPAVVHRALSAWADVILVFPATSSFLSKLALSITDSMALMTCAISESPVILVPSVPARIWRSPSMINNIRLLDESGYWVHQPDEAVIAATRGSETGGPPDISSVFRFVETALKATAEKEEG from the coding sequence GTGATTGGTGAGAATTTAGATCCTGGAGGACCCGCTGTAGTTCATCGCGCCCTCTCCGCTTGGGCGGATGTCATTCTGGTATTTCCCGCAACGTCTAGTTTCTTGAGCAAGCTAGCTCTTTCGATCACAGACAGCATGGCGCTTATGACCTGTGCAATCTCGGAGTCACCGGTGATCTTGGTACCTTCTGTGCCGGCAAGAATCTGGCGGTCCCCATCTATGATCAACAACATTCGGTTGCTTGATGAATCCGGCTACTGGGTACATCAGCCCGATGAGGCAGTCATAGCAGCGACTAGAGGGTCTGAGACTGGCGGCCCACCCGATATCAGTAGCGTTTTTCGCTTCGTGGAGACCGCACTTAAGGCAACCGCAGAAAAGGAAGAGGGATAA
- a CDS encoding ABC transporter permease has translation MPENMPPRNEHFVAAFDENTFTAAVDVPQLNERRSGLWIDAWRDIRKRPMFYISLTLLLFVLAAALVPGIFTQVDPRMCDLALSNTGPAAGHPLGFTKQGCDVYSRIVHGTGTSLSVGLISTLIVFVVGTLMGAIAGYFGSWVDALLSRIGDIFFSIPYILAAVIVMGVFKEYRNIWVISLAIGIFAWASSARVLRAEVLRVRPADFVTASTAQGLGPWKNLWRHVLPNSMAPMIVVSTLSLAASIVAEAVLSFLGVGLPTPEFISWGNDISAAQSDLRTAPENLIYPSIALTLTVLAFILLGELLRDALDPKARAQR, from the coding sequence ATGCCTGAGAACATGCCTCCGCGCAACGAGCACTTTGTCGCTGCGTTTGATGAAAATACCTTTACCGCCGCCGTGGACGTGCCGCAGCTCAATGAGCGCAGGTCCGGCCTGTGGATCGATGCTTGGCGGGATATCCGCAAGCGACCGATGTTTTACATCTCCCTGACGCTGCTGCTCTTTGTGCTTGCGGCGGCACTGGTGCCGGGCATCTTCACGCAGGTGGATCCGCGTATGTGTGACCTCGCGCTGAGCAACACGGGGCCCGCAGCAGGACACCCGCTCGGATTTACGAAGCAGGGCTGCGACGTTTACTCTCGTATCGTGCACGGCACGGGAACCTCGCTGTCTGTCGGACTCATCTCGACGCTTATCGTTTTTGTTGTCGGGACCCTCATGGGTGCGATCGCGGGTTACTTTGGCAGCTGGGTCGATGCGTTGCTCTCACGCATCGGTGACATTTTCTTTTCGATCCCCTACATCCTCGCCGCGGTGATTGTCATGGGCGTGTTTAAGGAATACCGCAACATCTGGGTGATTTCGCTCGCAATCGGCATTTTCGCCTGGGCATCAAGCGCGCGCGTGCTTCGCGCGGAGGTGCTTCGCGTACGCCCAGCGGACTTCGTGACCGCTTCCACCGCGCAGGGTCTTGGGCCCTGGAAGAACCTGTGGCGACACGTTTTGCCGAACTCAATGGCGCCGATGATCGTCGTTTCTACCCTCTCGCTTGCCGCGTCGATCGTAGCCGAAGCGGTACTGTCATTCTTGGGTGTGGGACTCCCGACCCCCGAGTTCATCAGCTGGGGCAACGACATTAGTGCGGCCCAGTCGGATTTGAGAACCGCACCAGAAAATCTGATCTACCCGTCCATCGCGCTGACGCTGACGGTGCTCGCCTTCATTTTGCTTGGCGAGCTCCTGCGTGACGCACTCGATCCGAAGGCGAGGGCGCAGCGATGA
- a CDS encoding dipeptide ABC transporter ATP-binding protein yields MSEQQPVLSVRDLKVAFKVGKSMNEVLQGVSFDVYPGETVAIVGESGSGKSTTMHAVINLLPGTGRITEGSVNWNGRELVGIHRRDMETIRGREIGLVPQDPMSNLNPVWSIGFQVEEAIRANGLATGRKAVRERAIEVLQQAGLQDAEKRMKQFPHQFSGGMKQRALIGIGLAADPQLLIADEPTSALDVTVQRVVLDHLAKMTSELGTAVVFITHDLGLAAERAEKLIVMYKGNIVESGPSREILQHPQHPYTKRLVAAAPSLASRRIGAGAALPAAPTDSFDVSALAKTGTREVAQGEPMIEVEGLGKVYKIRKGSFASEDFHAVTDATFTVNRGETMALVGESGSGKSTIAKMLLQLEKPTSGSIRIAGNDMKGISGRRLFDLRRTLQPVFQDPYGSLDPLTNIGNTIMEPLNIHNVGDRASRKARVMELLDQVSLPRDLATRYPNELSGGQRQRVAVARGLALKPDILVLDEAVSALDVLVQAQILDLLAELQRELGLTYLFITHDLAVVRLIADRVCVMQQGRIVEQATTNEVFENPQQQYTKNLLAAIPGANIELGV; encoded by the coding sequence ATGAGCGAGCAACAGCCAGTACTGAGCGTGCGCGACCTGAAGGTCGCATTCAAAGTTGGCAAGTCGATGAACGAGGTGCTGCAAGGGGTCAGTTTTGACGTCTACCCGGGCGAGACCGTCGCGATCGTGGGAGAGTCAGGATCCGGCAAGTCGACAACGATGCACGCGGTCATCAATCTGCTTCCCGGGACCGGTCGCATCACCGAGGGCTCGGTGAATTGGAATGGTCGCGAGCTTGTCGGGATCCACCGTCGCGACATGGAGACGATTCGCGGTCGCGAGATTGGTTTGGTGCCTCAGGACCCGATGTCGAATCTGAACCCGGTGTGGTCTATCGGGTTCCAGGTCGAAGAAGCGATCCGCGCAAACGGGCTCGCGACCGGACGCAAGGCCGTGCGTGAGCGGGCCATCGAGGTGCTGCAGCAGGCTGGCCTGCAAGACGCCGAGAAGCGGATGAAGCAGTTCCCGCACCAGTTCTCAGGCGGCATGAAACAGCGCGCACTTATCGGTATCGGATTGGCGGCTGACCCACAGCTGCTCATCGCCGACGAGCCAACCTCGGCGCTCGACGTGACGGTGCAGCGTGTGGTGCTCGATCACCTCGCGAAAATGACGAGCGAGCTTGGCACTGCCGTGGTCTTCATCACCCACGATCTCGGACTCGCCGCGGAGCGTGCCGAGAAGCTGATTGTCATGTACAAGGGCAATATTGTGGAATCGGGCCCCAGCCGGGAGATCCTGCAGCATCCGCAGCACCCGTACACCAAACGCCTTGTTGCTGCGGCTCCCAGCCTGGCTTCGCGGAGAATCGGTGCGGGCGCGGCGCTGCCCGCCGCGCCGACGGACTCCTTCGACGTCTCCGCGCTGGCGAAGACGGGCACGCGCGAGGTTGCTCAGGGTGAGCCGATGATCGAGGTTGAAGGCCTCGGCAAGGTCTACAAGATCCGCAAGGGAAGCTTCGCGTCTGAAGATTTCCACGCGGTGACGGATGCGACCTTTACCGTGAACCGCGGTGAAACGATGGCGCTGGTGGGTGAATCTGGCTCGGGGAAATCGACGATCGCGAAGATGCTCTTGCAGCTCGAGAAACCCACGAGCGGCTCGATCCGAATCGCGGGCAACGACATGAAGGGGATCTCCGGTCGTAGGCTCTTCGATCTGCGGCGTACGCTGCAGCCCGTGTTCCAAGACCCCTACGGCTCGCTCGATCCGCTGACGAACATCGGCAACACCATCATGGAGCCGCTGAATATCCACAACGTCGGCGACCGGGCAAGCCGCAAGGCGCGCGTGATGGAGTTACTGGATCAGGTCTCGCTGCCGCGGGATCTCGCAACCCGCTACCCGAACGAGCTTTCCGGCGGACAGCGGCAGCGTGTCGCGGTCGCCCGCGGTCTCGCGCTCAAGCCCGACATCCTCGTGCTGGATGAGGCGGTCTCGGCGCTCGACGTGCTCGTGCAGGCGCAGATCCTGGATCTGCTCGCCGAGTTGCAGCGTGAGCTGGGCCTCACCTACCTCTTCATCACTCACGATCTCGCGGTGGTGCGGCTGATCGCCGACCGCGTGTGTGTGATGCAGCAGGGCCGGATCGTGGAGCAGGCGACCACCAACGAGGTGTTCGAGAACCCGCAGCAGCAGTACACGAAGAACCTGCTGGCCGCGATCCCCGGCGCCAACATCGAGTTGGGCGTATAG
- the typA gene encoding translational GTPase TypA → MALATREDLRNVAIVAHVDHGKTTLVDAMLKQTHSFDAHAEMDDRVMDSNDLEREKGITILAKNTAISYEGAHATNGPITINVVDTPGHADFGGEVERALSMVDGVVLLVDSSEGPLPQTRFVLRKALEAKLPVILAVNKTDRPDGRIEEVEGEAQDLLLGLASDLSEDHPDIDIDAVLDVPTVYLSGRAGAASHNRPANGTLPDNPDLEPLFETILNRVPAPQFDDEAPLQAHVTNLDSSPFLGRIALLRVHNGWIHKGETVAWVKLDGSVQNVRITELMLTKALTRFPAEKAGPGDIVAIAGIEDITIGETISDAEDVRPLPGITIDEPAISMTIGANTSPLVGKVKGHKLTARMIKDRLDRELVGNVSLRVLDTERPDAWEVQGRGELALAILVENMRREGFELTVGKPQVVTKVVDGKTQEPYEHLTIDTPEEHLGAITQLLATRKGRMENMVNNGTGWVRMEFIVPSRGLIGFRSEFMTTTRGTGIANAISHGYGEWAGSIVTRQNGSIVADRSGVVTPFSMINLQERMTFFVEPTAEVYEGMVIGENSRSEDMDVNITKEKKLTNMRAASSDSFESMTPPRQLTLEECLEFAREDECVEVTPETVRIRKVELDANARARAASRVKNQK, encoded by the coding sequence ATGGCTCTCGCCACCCGCGAAGACCTCCGCAACGTCGCAATCGTCGCGCACGTCGACCACGGCAAGACGACCCTGGTCGACGCCATGCTCAAGCAGACACATTCTTTTGACGCTCACGCTGAAATGGACGATCGGGTCATGGACTCGAACGACCTTGAGCGCGAGAAGGGGATCACGATCCTCGCCAAGAACACCGCCATCAGCTACGAGGGTGCGCACGCCACCAACGGCCCGATCACTATCAACGTGGTGGACACCCCGGGCCACGCCGACTTCGGCGGCGAGGTGGAGCGCGCGCTGTCAATGGTTGACGGTGTTGTGTTGCTCGTCGACTCCTCCGAGGGCCCGCTGCCGCAGACCCGCTTCGTGTTGCGCAAGGCGCTCGAGGCGAAACTGCCCGTAATCCTCGCGGTCAATAAGACCGACCGTCCCGACGGCCGCATCGAAGAAGTTGAGGGAGAAGCGCAGGATCTGCTGCTCGGCCTCGCCTCAGATCTTTCTGAGGATCACCCCGACATCGATATCGATGCGGTGCTCGATGTGCCGACCGTGTACCTCTCCGGTCGTGCCGGCGCTGCCAGCCACAACCGCCCCGCGAACGGCACGCTGCCCGACAACCCCGATCTGGAACCGCTGTTCGAGACGATCCTGAACCGTGTTCCCGCCCCCCAGTTCGATGACGAAGCGCCGCTGCAGGCCCACGTCACGAACCTCGACTCCTCGCCGTTCCTCGGCCGTATCGCACTGCTGCGCGTGCACAACGGCTGGATCCACAAGGGTGAGACCGTCGCCTGGGTGAAGCTCGACGGCAGCGTGCAGAACGTGCGGATCACCGAGCTGATGCTGACCAAGGCACTCACTCGGTTCCCGGCTGAGAAGGCCGGCCCCGGTGACATCGTTGCGATCGCTGGCATCGAAGACATTACGATCGGAGAGACGATCTCCGACGCCGAGGATGTGCGCCCGCTGCCCGGCATCACGATCGACGAACCGGCGATCTCGATGACTATCGGCGCCAATACCTCGCCGCTCGTCGGCAAGGTCAAGGGGCACAAGCTCACCGCGCGCATGATCAAGGATCGCCTCGACCGCGAGCTCGTCGGCAACGTGTCGCTGCGGGTGCTCGACACCGAGCGCCCCGACGCCTGGGAGGTGCAGGGACGCGGGGAGCTTGCGCTCGCGATCCTCGTCGAGAACATGCGCCGCGAGGGCTTCGAGCTGACCGTCGGCAAGCCCCAGGTGGTTACCAAGGTTGTGGACGGTAAGACGCAGGAGCCCTACGAGCACCTCACGATCGATACCCCCGAGGAGCACCTCGGCGCGATCACGCAGCTGCTCGCGACCCGTAAGGGCCGCATGGAGAACATGGTGAACAACGGCACCGGCTGGGTGCGCATGGAATTCATCGTTCCGTCGCGCGGCCTCATCGGCTTCCGTTCCGAGTTCATGACCACCACCCGCGGCACCGGCATCGCGAACGCGATCTCGCACGGTTACGGTGAGTGGGCCGGATCCATCGTGACCCGTCAGAATGGCTCGATCGTTGCTGACCGCTCGGGTGTCGTCACCCCGTTCTCGATGATCAATCTGCAGGAACGCATGACGTTCTTCGTGGAGCCGACCGCCGAGGTCTACGAGGGCATGGTGATCGGTGAGAACTCGCGCTCCGAAGACATGGACGTGAATATCACCAAGGAGAAGAAGCTCACCAACATGCGTGCGGCTTCCTCCGACAGCTTCGAGTCGATGACGCCGCCTCGGCAGCTCACGCTTGAGGAATGCCTCGAGTTCGCCCGCGAGGACGAGTGCGTCGAGGTGACTCCCGAGACCGTGCGTATCCGCAAAGTGGAGCTGGATGCGAACGCGCGTGCGCGTGCCGCGTCGCGTGTGAAGAACCAGAAGTAG
- a CDS encoding IS3 family transposase (programmed frameshift): MARKYDLEFRERALRMLTEALPEHASLNAASNHVGGLLGVSPDTLRIWHRQFLIDTGHKHGVTTDITEENRRLRREVAELKKANEVLRAASIFFAKGTRPPTNEMIRFIDMYRDRFGVEFLCRTLRAVVRGFLTSREYRAAKHRPPSGRQLRDELLVPEIQRLHEKHYSVYGRRKMHALLNREGWDVGRDQTERLMKAAGVRGVRKSKRVFTTRSDRSAVLPSDLVNREFTAAAPKRLLVCDVTYVATWSGFAYTAFVTDVYSRRIVGWNVASTLRSEVLPMQALDMAAWQLGGDLNGVIHHADHGSNYTAMVYTDRIVELGALPSTGTVGDSFDNAMTEAVNNLYKTELIRQQRPWKSVEQVELATLKWVWWWNHERLHGELDMRTPLEVEEAYYADSTKLPQPTG; encoded by the exons ATGGCAAGAAAATACGATCTAGAATTCCGTGAACGCGCACTCCGCATGCTCACCGAAGCGCTCCCCGAGCATGCAAGTCTCAACGCAGCGAGTAACCACGTCGGAGGCTTGCTGGGTGTCTCACCAGACACGCTCCGTATTTGGCACCGTCAATTCCTGATTGATACCGGCCATAAACATGGCGTGACGACCGACATCACTGAGGAGAACCGGCGTCTGCGCCGCGAGGTCGCTGAGTTGAAGAAAGCGAACGAGGTTTTGCGGGCTGCGAGTATATTTTTCGCCA AAGGAACTCGACCACCCACGAACGAAATGATCAGATTCATCGATATGTATCGTGATCGTTTCGGGGTCGAGTTCCTCTGCCGAACACTCCGTGCGGTAGTTCGTGGTTTCCTTACGTCTCGCGAGTATCGGGCTGCGAAGCACCGCCCGCCCTCTGGGCGGCAGCTTCGCGATGAACTCCTCGTTCCTGAGATCCAGCGCCTCCACGAGAAGCATTACAGCGTGTATGGGCGTCGCAAGATGCACGCGCTCCTCAACCGTGAGGGGTGGGACGTTGGCCGTGATCAGACCGAACGTCTCATGAAAGCTGCCGGGGTGCGCGGAGTGCGCAAATCGAAGCGAGTGTTCACCACGCGCTCGGACCGGTCGGCGGTCTTGCCATCTGATTTGGTGAACCGGGAGTTCACCGCTGCAGCGCCGAAACGATTACTCGTGTGTGATGTCACCTACGTCGCGACATGGTCCGGGTTCGCGTATACCGCGTTCGTCACTGACGTATATTCACGCAGGATTGTGGGCTGGAACGTCGCTTCGACACTCAGATCAGAGGTACTCCCGATGCAGGCGCTTGATATGGCTGCCTGGCAACTCGGGGGCGACCTGAACGGAGTAATTCATCACGCTGATCACGGATCGAATTACACCGCGATGGTCTACACCGATCGCATTGTGGAACTGGGTGCGCTCCCCTCAACTGGAACTGTTGGAGACAGTTTTGACAATGCGATGACAGAAGCGGTGAACAACCTCTACAAGACCGAGCTAATCCGTCAGCAACGTCCTTGGAAGAGTGTCGAGCAGGTCGAGCTCGCGACTTTGAAGTGGGTGTGGTGGTGGAACCATGAGCGCCTCCATGGGGAGCTCGATATGCGCACCCCACTCGAGGTTGAGGAAGCGTACTACGCTGACAGTACAAAGCTTCCGCAACCAACTGGTTGA